One segment of Apus apus isolate bApuApu2 chromosome 1, bApuApu2.pri.cur, whole genome shotgun sequence DNA contains the following:
- the GGA1 gene encoding LOW QUALITY PROTEIN: ADP-ribosylation factor-binding protein GGA1 (The sequence of the model RefSeq protein was modified relative to this genomic sequence to represent the inferred CDS: deleted 1 base in 1 codon) has product MEPETLEARINKATNPLNKDLDWDGINAFCEQLNKELEGPPLATRLLAHKIQSPQEWEAIQALTVLESCMKSCGKRFHDEVGKFRFLNELIKVVSPKYLGSRTPEKVKSKILELMYSWTLGLPHEVKISEAYQMLKKQGIVKCDPKLPDDAPFPPPPPRPKNIIFDDEEKSKILARLLKSSHPEDLRAANKLIKEMVQEDQKRMEKISKRVNAIEEVNNNVKLLTEMVTNYSRGETTESNQDLMKELYQRCERMRPMLFRLASDTEDNDEALAEILQANDNLTQVINLYKQLVRGEEINGETVAGPLRGSTSALLDLSGLDLPATGPSYPALPTLSGGSAVPMPDQAASVSLLDDELMSLGLNDPAPHPAQAGDSSGWNSFQSSDSNELSITAVTATPPVKADAGASAPKPPTSGLDDLDLLGKTLLQQSLPPESQQMRWEKQQPPPRLTLRDLQNRSSSVGTTAHNPGALPVLQSVSPNPTLPLTSEPPAPTTLPKAATSPVGSTAVPPRPPATTLPQELSLANITVPLESIKPSSILPVTVYDQHGFRVLFHFAKDALPERPDVLVVVISMLSTAPQPIHNIVFQSAVPKVMKVKLQPPSGTELPAFNPIVHPSAITQVLLLANPQKEKVRLRYKLTFTMGEQTYNEMGDVDQFPPPESWGNL; this is encoded by the exons ATGGAGCCCGAGACGCTGGAGGCGCGCATCA ACAAAGCGACAAACCCCCTGAACAAGGACCTGGACTGGGACGGTATCAATGCTTTCTGTGAGCAGCTCAATAAGGAGCTAGAGGG TCCTCCACTTGCTACCCGACTTCTTGCCCACAAGATCCAGTCTCCGCAGGAATGGGAAGCTATCCAGGCCCTCACG GTGCTGGAGTCCTGCATGAAGAGCTGTGGCAAACGCTTCCACGATGAGGTGGGCAAGTTCCGCTTCCTAAATGAGCTCATCAAAGTGGTGTCACCCAAG TATCTTGGCAGCCGGACACCAGAAAAAGTCAAGTCCAAGATCCTGGAGCTGATGTACAGCTGGACATTAGGGCTGCCTCACGAGGTGAAGATCTCCGAAGCCTACCAAATGCTGAAGAAGCAAG GGATCGTGAAATGTGACCCAAAACTGCCCGATGATGCTCCGTTTCCACCGCCCCCCCCTCGGCCCAAGAACATCATCTTTGATGATGAAGAGAAATCCAAG ATACTGGCTCGTCTCCTGAAAAGTTCCCATCCTGAGGACCTCCGGGCTGCCAACAAGCTTATCAAGGAGATGGTTCAGGAG GACCAGAAGCGCATGGAGAAGATCTCCAAGAGGGTTAATGCAATCGAGGAAGTGAACAACAATGTGAAGCTTCTGACAGAGATGGTGACAAACTACAGCAGGGGCGAGACAACAGAGAGCAATCAGGACCTAATGAAG GAGCTGTACCAGCGCTGCGAGCGCATGAGGCCCATGCTTTTCCGGCTCGCCAGTGACACCGAAGACAATGATGAAGCTCTGG CGGAGATCCTGCAAGCCAATGACAATCTGACACAGGTGATCAATCTCTACAAGCAGCTTGTACGGGGAGAAGAAATCAACGGGGAGACGGTGGCTGGTCCCCTTCGAG GCAGCACCTCTGCACTCCTGGATCTCTCAGGCCTGGATCTTCCAGCAACAGGCCCTTCCTACCCAGCCTTGCCCACCCTTTCAGGTGGCTCAGCAGTCCCCATGCCTGACCAAGCTGCCTCTGTCTCCTTGCTGGATGATGAACTCATGTCTTTAG GCCTGAATGACCCAGCACCACATCCTGCCCAGGCTGGTGACAGCAGTGGCTGGAACAGCTTCCAG TCCTCAGACAGCAATGAGCTCAGTATCACCGCTGTCACGGCAACACCACCGGTCAAAGCAGATGCTGGTGCATCCGCCCCCAAACCTCCCACCAGTGGCCTGGATGACCTGGACCTCCTGGGCAAGACTCTGCTGCAACAGTCTTTGCCTCCAGAGTCTCAACAAATGCGATG ggagaagcagcagcca cccCCCCGGCTCACCCTGAGGGATCTCCAGaacaggagcagctctgtgggcaCCACAGCCCACAATCCTGGTGCTCTGCCGGTGCTCCAGAGTGTTTCCCCTAACCCCACACTGCCCCTGACCTCAGAGCCACCTGCCCCTACTACGCTTCCAAAAGCTGCCACCTCACCAGTAGGAAGTACTGCAGTCCCACCACGGCCTCCTGCCACCACGCTGCCCCAGGAGCTCTCCCTGGCCAACATCACTGTGCCTCTGGAGTCAATCAAACCCA GTAGCATCCTTCCTGTGACAGTGTATGATCAGCACGGCTTCCGTGTCCTCTTCCACTTTGCTAAGGATGCCCTGCCCGAGAGGCCCGATGTGCTGGTGGTGGTGATTTCTatgctcagcacagccccacagcccatCCACAACATTGTCTTTCAGTCTGCCGTCCCCAAG GTGATGAAGGTGAAGCTACAGCCTCCCTCAGGCACGGAGCTGCCAGCATTCAACCCCATTGTCCACCCCAGTGCCATCACACAAGTCCTGCTGCTCGCTAACCCACAGAAG GAGAAAGTGAGGCTACGATACAAGCTGACATTCACCATGGGAGAGCAAACCTACAATGAAATGGGGGATGTGGACCAGTTCCCTCCACCAGAGTCCTGGGGAAACCTCTAG